Proteins from a single region of Macrotis lagotis isolate mMagLag1 chromosome 2, bilby.v1.9.chrom.fasta, whole genome shotgun sequence:
- the PAN2 gene encoding PAN2-PAN3 deadenylation complex catalytic subunit PAN2 isoform X2, with protein MNFEGLDPGLPEYAPALHASLDPVLDAHLNPSLLQNVELDPDGVGLEALPVPESVHIMEGVYSEMHSVVAEVGVPVSVSHFDLHEEMLWVGSHGGHATSFFGPTLERYSSFQVNGNDDIRQIQSLENGVLFLTKNNLKYMARGGLIIFDYLLDESEDMHSLLLTESSTLLVGGLQNHVLEIDLNTVQETQKYAVEVPGITIMRQSSRFFFCGHTSGKVSLRDLRTFKVEHEFDAFSGSLSDFDVHGNLLAACGFSSRLSGLACDRFLKVYDLRMMRAITPLQVHIDPVFLRFIPTYTSRLAIISQTGQCQFCEPTGLANPADIFHVNPVGPLLMTFDVSASKQALAFGDSEGCVHLWADTPEPSFNPYSRETEFALPCLVDSLPPLDWNQDLLPLSLIPVPLTTDTLLSDWPAANSAPAPRRAPPVDAEILRTMKKVGFIGYAPNPRTRLRNQIPYRLKELDSEFDNFSQVPESPIGREEEPHLYMVSKKYRKVTIKYSKLGLEDFDFKHYNKTLFAGLEPHIPNAYCNCMIQVLYFLEPVRCLIQNHLCQKEFCLGCELGFLFHMLDLSRGDPCQGSNFLRAFRTIPEASALGLILADSDEVSGKGNLARLIQRWNRFILTQLHQDMQEQEGPQAYRGAGGSFCSSGDSVIGQLFSCEVENCSLCRCGKETVRVSSTLLFTLSYPESHNSDKSMKNYDFAQVLKRSICLEQNTQAWCENCEKYQPTVQTRNIRRLPDVLVINCEVNSSKEADFWKLQAEFAFKMAVKKAGGEIPKSKESALADWKDLGSPKGRPLCTSIEELKNVWLPYSIQMKLTKNKGLDVSNWTDGDENPLREEEDNVYVYDLMATVVHILDSRTGGSLVGHIKVGETYHQRKEGVTHQQWYLFNDFLIEPVDKCEAVQFDMSWKVPAILYYVKRNLNTKYNLSIKNPIEASVLLAEASLARKQRKTHATFIPLMLSEMPQAGDLVGLDAEFVTLNEEEAELRSDGTKSTIKPSQMSVARITCVRGQGPNEGVPFIDDYISTQEQVVDYLTQYSGIKPGDLDAKISSKHLTTLKSTYLKLRFLIDIGVKFVGHGLQKDFRVINLMVPKDQVIDTVYLFHMPRKRMISLRFLAWYFLDLKIQGETHDSIEDARTALQLYRKYLELSKNGSEPESFHKVLKGLYEKGRKMDWKVPEPDGQASPKNSAVFSTVLAL; from the exons ATGAACTTTGAGGGCCTGGATCCCGGACTGCCGGAGTATGCCCCAGCCCTGCATGCCAGCCTGGACCCCGTCCTGGATGCCCACCTGAACCCCAGCCTGCTGCAGAATGTGGAGCTGGACCCCGACGGGGTGGGCCTGGAGGCGCTGCCGGTCCCCGAGTCCGTGCACATCATGGAAGGGGTCTACTCGGAGATGCACAGCGTGGTGGCCGAGGTGGGCGTGCCCGTGTCCGTGTCGCACTTCGACCTCCACGAGGAGATGCTGTGGGTGGGGAGCCACGGG ggCCATGCCACTTCATTCTTTGGCCCAACCCTGGAGCGCTATTCATCCTTCCAAGTCAATGGCAATGATGACATTAGGCAGATCCAGAGCCTGGAGAATGGTGTTCTTTTTCTTACTAAGAACAACTTAAAGTACATGGCCCGTGGGGGACTCATAATCTTTGATTATCT CCTAGATGAGAGTGAAGACATGCACAGCCTCCTCCTTACTGAGAGCAGTACCCTGCTTGTAGGTGGACTACAAAACCATGTGCTGGAGATTGACCTCAACACTGTccaggaaacacaaaag TATGCCGTGGAGGTGCCAGGTATCACTATCATGAGGCAGTCAAGTCGCTTTTTCTTCTGTGGTCACACATCTGGCAAG GTATCTCTTCGGGATCTTCGTACTTTCAAGGTGGAGCATGAATTTGATGCCTTCTCAGGGAGTTTGTCAGACTTTGATGTGCATGGCAACCTTCTGGCAGCCTGTGGCTTCTCTAGCCGCTTGAGTGGTTTGGCCTGTGACCGATTCCTCAAGGTCTATGATTTGCGAATGATGCGAGCTATTACACCACTACAAGTGCACATTGACCCTGTCTTCCTGCGCTTCATCCCCACTTATACCTCCCGCCTTGCCATCATCTCCCAGACAG GGCAGTGCCAGTTTTGTGAACCCACAGGCCTGGCCAACCCAGCAGACATCTTCCATGTTAATCCTGTGGGGCCTTTGTTGATGACATTTGATGTGTCAGCTAGCAAGCAAGCCCTAGCCTTTGGGGACTCGGAGGGCTGTGTACACCTCTGGGCTGATACCCCTGAGCCATCTTTCAATCCCTACTCCCGTGAAACTGAATTTGCCCTACCTTGCCTTGTTGACTCACTGCCACCCCTGGACTGGAACCAGGACCTActgcctctctctctcatcccagTTCCACTTACCACTGACACTCTTCTTTCTGACTGGCCAGCTGCCAACTCTGCTCCTGCTCCCAG GCGGGCACCTCCAGTGGATGCAGAGATCCTGCGCACCATGAAGAAGGTGGGCTTCATTGGCTATGCACCCAATCCCCGAACCAGGCTTCGTAACCag atcCCTTACCGACTCAAGGAGCTGGATAGTGAGTTTGACAACTTCAGCCAAGTTCCTGAATCACCCATAGGGCGGGAAGAGGAACCACATCTCTATATGGTCTCCAAAAAATATCGAAAG GTGACCATCAAATATTCAAAGCTAGGACTAGAGGATTTTGACTTCAAGCACTACAATAAGACATTGTTTGCTGGGTTGGAACCCCACATTCCCAATGCCTATTGTAACTGCATGATCCAG GTCTTGTACTTCCTGGAACCTGTTCGCTGTCTAATCCAGAACCACCTGTGTCAAAAGGAGTTCTGCCTGGGCTGTGAGCTAGGCTTCTTGTTTCACATGCTGGACTTGTCTCGTGGTGATCCGTGTCAG GGCAGCAACTTCCTGAGGGCATTCCGCACCATCCCTGAAGCATCAGCCCTAGGACTAATTCTGGCTGATTCAGACGAGGTTTCAGGCAAGGGCAATCTGGCCAGGCTCATCCAGAGGTGGAATCGCTTTATTTTGACTCAGTTGCACCAAGATATGCAGGAACAGGAAGGCCCTCAGGCTTACAGGGGTGCAGGAGGCAG CTTTTGTTCATCAGGAGACTCAGTCATTGGGCAGCTTTTCAGTTGTGAGGTAGAGAACTGTAGCCTGTGCCGATGTGGCAAAGAAACAGTGCGTGTGTCATCTACCCTGCTCTTCACACTCTCCTATCCTGAGAGCCACAATAGCG aTAAGAGTATGAAGAACTATGACTTTGCTCAAGTTTTGAAGAGAAGCATCTGCTTGGAACAGAACACACAAGCTTGGTGTGAGAACTGTGAGAAGTACCAGCCCACA GTCCAGACCCGCAATATTCGCCGTCTCCCAGATGTTTTAGTTATCAACTGTGAAGTCAACAGCTCTAAAGAGGCTGATTTCTGGAAGCTGCAGGCAGAG TTTGCCTTCAAGATGGCAGTAAAGAAGGCAGGTGGGGAGATTCCTAAAAGCAAAGAGAGTGCTCTGGCTGATTG GAAGGACCTAGGAAGTCCAAAAGGGCGGCCTTTGTGCACTTCCATTGAGGAGCTAAAGAATGTCTGGCTTCCATACTCCATTCAGATGAAGCTGACAAAGAACAAGGGATTGGATGTCAGTAATTGGACTGATGGTGATGAG AATCCACTCAGGGAAGAGGAAGATAATGTCTATGTGTATGACCTAATGGCTACTGTGGTCCACATTCTGGACTCACGAACAGGGGGCAGCCTGGTGGGTCACATCAAAGTTGGGGAGACCTATCACCAGCGCAAAGAG GGTGTCACTCACCAGCAGTGGTACCTCTTCAATGACTTTCTTATTGAACCTGTGGATAAg TGTGAGGCTGTGCAATTTGACATGAGCTGGAAGGTGCCGGCCATCTTATATTATGTCAAGAGGAACCTCAACACCAAATACAACCTGAGCA TCAAGAACCCTATTGAAGCAAGCGTGCTGCTGGCCGAGGCCTCACTGGCCCGGAAGCAGCGCAAGACCCATGCTACCTTCATCccactgatgctgagtgagatgccACAGGCCGGGGACCTGGTGGGCCTGGATGCTGAATTTGTCACCCTTAATGAG GAGGAGGCAGAACTGCGAAGTGATGGCACCAAGTCCACCATCAAACCAAGCCAGATGTCAGTGGCTAGAATCACCTGTGTTCGGGGCCAAGGGCCAAATGAAGGTGTCCCTTTCATTGATGACTACATCTCTACACAGGAGCAG GTGGTGGATTACTTGACCCAGTACTCAGGGATAAAGCCTGGAGACCTTGATGCTAAGATTTCCTCTAAGCACCTTACCACTCTCAAGTCTACCTACCTGAAACTTCGCTTTCTTATAGATATTGGTGTCAAGTTTGTGGGTCATGGACTGCAGAAGGATTTCCGGGTCATCAATCTCATG GTGCCCAAAGACCAGGTCATTGACACTGTCTACCTCTTCCACATGCCCCGAAAACGAATGATCTCCTTGCGCTTCCTTGCTTGGTATTTCTTGG ATCTCAAGATCCAAGGAGAGACCCATGATAGCATTGAAGATGCCCGAACAGCTCTTCAACTTTACCGGAAATATCTGGAGCTAAGCAAAAATGGCAGCGAGCCAGAGTCCTTCCACAAAGTGCTCAAGGGGCTTTATGAGAAGGGCCGGAAAATGGATTGGAAGGTTCCTGAGCCTGATGGTCAGGCAAGCCCCAAGA ATTCGGCCGTCTTCTCCACAGTGCTGGCgctctaa
- the PAN2 gene encoding PAN2-PAN3 deadenylation complex catalytic subunit PAN2 isoform X3, whose protein sequence is MNFEGLDPGLPEYAPALHASLDPVLDAHLNPSLLQNVELDPDGVGLEALPVPESVHIMEGVYSEMHSVVAEVGVPVSVSHFDLHEEMLWVGSHGGHATSFFGPTLERYSSFQVNGNDDIRQIQSLENGVLFLTKNNLKYMARGGLIIFDYLLDESEDMHSLLLTESSTLLVGGLQNHVLEIDLNTVQETQKYAVEVPGITIMRQSSRFFFCGHTSGKVSLRDLRTFKVEHEFDAFSGSLSDFDVHGNLLAACGFSSRLSGLACDRFLKVYDLRMMRAITPLQVHIDPVFLRFIPTYTSRLAIISQTGQCQFCEPTGLANPADIFHVNPVGPLLMTFDVSASKQALAFGDSEGCVHLWADTPEPSFNPYSRETEFALPCLVDSLPPLDWNQDLLPLSLIPVPLTTDTLLSDWPAANSAPAPRRAPPVDAEILRTMKKVGFIGYAPNPRTRLRNQIPYRLKELDSEFDNFSQVPESPIGREEEPHLYMVSKKYRKVTIKYSKLGLEDFDFKHYNKTLFAGLEPHIPNAYCNCMIQVLYFLEPVRCLIQNHLCQKEFCLGCELGFLFHMLDLSRGDPCQGSNFLRAFRTIPEASALGLILADSDEVSGKGNLARLIQRWNRFILTQLHQDMQEQEGPQAYRGAGGSFCSSGDSVIGQLFSCEVENCSLCRCGKETVRVSSTLLFTLSYPESHNSDKSMKNYDFAQVLKRSICLEQNTQAWCENCEKYQPTVQTRNIRRLPDVLVINCEVNSSKEADFWKLQAEFAFKMAVKKAGGEIPKSKESALADWKDLGSPKGRPLCTSIEELKNVWLPYSIQMKLTKNKGLDVSNWTDGDEQNPLREEEDNVYVYDLMATVVHILDSRTGGSLVGHIKVGETYHQRKEGVTHQQWYLFNDFLIEPVDKCEAVQFDMSWKVPAILYYVKRNLNTKYNLSIKNPIEASVLLAEASLARKQRKTHATFIPLMLSEMPQAGDLVGLDAEFVTLNEEEAELRSDGTKSTIKPSQMSVARITCVRGQGPNEGVPFIDDYISTQEQVVDYLTQYSGIKPGDLDAKISSKHLTTLKSTYLKLRFLIDIGVKFVGHGLQKDFRVINLMVSQDCP, encoded by the exons ATGAACTTTGAGGGCCTGGATCCCGGACTGCCGGAGTATGCCCCAGCCCTGCATGCCAGCCTGGACCCCGTCCTGGATGCCCACCTGAACCCCAGCCTGCTGCAGAATGTGGAGCTGGACCCCGACGGGGTGGGCCTGGAGGCGCTGCCGGTCCCCGAGTCCGTGCACATCATGGAAGGGGTCTACTCGGAGATGCACAGCGTGGTGGCCGAGGTGGGCGTGCCCGTGTCCGTGTCGCACTTCGACCTCCACGAGGAGATGCTGTGGGTGGGGAGCCACGGG ggCCATGCCACTTCATTCTTTGGCCCAACCCTGGAGCGCTATTCATCCTTCCAAGTCAATGGCAATGATGACATTAGGCAGATCCAGAGCCTGGAGAATGGTGTTCTTTTTCTTACTAAGAACAACTTAAAGTACATGGCCCGTGGGGGACTCATAATCTTTGATTATCT CCTAGATGAGAGTGAAGACATGCACAGCCTCCTCCTTACTGAGAGCAGTACCCTGCTTGTAGGTGGACTACAAAACCATGTGCTGGAGATTGACCTCAACACTGTccaggaaacacaaaag TATGCCGTGGAGGTGCCAGGTATCACTATCATGAGGCAGTCAAGTCGCTTTTTCTTCTGTGGTCACACATCTGGCAAG GTATCTCTTCGGGATCTTCGTACTTTCAAGGTGGAGCATGAATTTGATGCCTTCTCAGGGAGTTTGTCAGACTTTGATGTGCATGGCAACCTTCTGGCAGCCTGTGGCTTCTCTAGCCGCTTGAGTGGTTTGGCCTGTGACCGATTCCTCAAGGTCTATGATTTGCGAATGATGCGAGCTATTACACCACTACAAGTGCACATTGACCCTGTCTTCCTGCGCTTCATCCCCACTTATACCTCCCGCCTTGCCATCATCTCCCAGACAG GGCAGTGCCAGTTTTGTGAACCCACAGGCCTGGCCAACCCAGCAGACATCTTCCATGTTAATCCTGTGGGGCCTTTGTTGATGACATTTGATGTGTCAGCTAGCAAGCAAGCCCTAGCCTTTGGGGACTCGGAGGGCTGTGTACACCTCTGGGCTGATACCCCTGAGCCATCTTTCAATCCCTACTCCCGTGAAACTGAATTTGCCCTACCTTGCCTTGTTGACTCACTGCCACCCCTGGACTGGAACCAGGACCTActgcctctctctctcatcccagTTCCACTTACCACTGACACTCTTCTTTCTGACTGGCCAGCTGCCAACTCTGCTCCTGCTCCCAG GCGGGCACCTCCAGTGGATGCAGAGATCCTGCGCACCATGAAGAAGGTGGGCTTCATTGGCTATGCACCCAATCCCCGAACCAGGCTTCGTAACCag atcCCTTACCGACTCAAGGAGCTGGATAGTGAGTTTGACAACTTCAGCCAAGTTCCTGAATCACCCATAGGGCGGGAAGAGGAACCACATCTCTATATGGTCTCCAAAAAATATCGAAAG GTGACCATCAAATATTCAAAGCTAGGACTAGAGGATTTTGACTTCAAGCACTACAATAAGACATTGTTTGCTGGGTTGGAACCCCACATTCCCAATGCCTATTGTAACTGCATGATCCAG GTCTTGTACTTCCTGGAACCTGTTCGCTGTCTAATCCAGAACCACCTGTGTCAAAAGGAGTTCTGCCTGGGCTGTGAGCTAGGCTTCTTGTTTCACATGCTGGACTTGTCTCGTGGTGATCCGTGTCAG GGCAGCAACTTCCTGAGGGCATTCCGCACCATCCCTGAAGCATCAGCCCTAGGACTAATTCTGGCTGATTCAGACGAGGTTTCAGGCAAGGGCAATCTGGCCAGGCTCATCCAGAGGTGGAATCGCTTTATTTTGACTCAGTTGCACCAAGATATGCAGGAACAGGAAGGCCCTCAGGCTTACAGGGGTGCAGGAGGCAG CTTTTGTTCATCAGGAGACTCAGTCATTGGGCAGCTTTTCAGTTGTGAGGTAGAGAACTGTAGCCTGTGCCGATGTGGCAAAGAAACAGTGCGTGTGTCATCTACCCTGCTCTTCACACTCTCCTATCCTGAGAGCCACAATAGCG aTAAGAGTATGAAGAACTATGACTTTGCTCAAGTTTTGAAGAGAAGCATCTGCTTGGAACAGAACACACAAGCTTGGTGTGAGAACTGTGAGAAGTACCAGCCCACA GTCCAGACCCGCAATATTCGCCGTCTCCCAGATGTTTTAGTTATCAACTGTGAAGTCAACAGCTCTAAAGAGGCTGATTTCTGGAAGCTGCAGGCAGAG TTTGCCTTCAAGATGGCAGTAAAGAAGGCAGGTGGGGAGATTCCTAAAAGCAAAGAGAGTGCTCTGGCTGATTG GAAGGACCTAGGAAGTCCAAAAGGGCGGCCTTTGTGCACTTCCATTGAGGAGCTAAAGAATGTCTGGCTTCCATACTCCATTCAGATGAAGCTGACAAAGAACAAGGGATTGGATGTCAGTAATTGGACTGATGGTGATGAG CAGAATCCACTCAGGGAAGAGGAAGATAATGTCTATGTGTATGACCTAATGGCTACTGTGGTCCACATTCTGGACTCACGAACAGGGGGCAGCCTGGTGGGTCACATCAAAGTTGGGGAGACCTATCACCAGCGCAAAGAG GGTGTCACTCACCAGCAGTGGTACCTCTTCAATGACTTTCTTATTGAACCTGTGGATAAg TGTGAGGCTGTGCAATTTGACATGAGCTGGAAGGTGCCGGCCATCTTATATTATGTCAAGAGGAACCTCAACACCAAATACAACCTGAGCA TCAAGAACCCTATTGAAGCAAGCGTGCTGCTGGCCGAGGCCTCACTGGCCCGGAAGCAGCGCAAGACCCATGCTACCTTCATCccactgatgctgagtgagatgccACAGGCCGGGGACCTGGTGGGCCTGGATGCTGAATTTGTCACCCTTAATGAG GAGGAGGCAGAACTGCGAAGTGATGGCACCAAGTCCACCATCAAACCAAGCCAGATGTCAGTGGCTAGAATCACCTGTGTTCGGGGCCAAGGGCCAAATGAAGGTGTCCCTTTCATTGATGACTACATCTCTACACAGGAGCAG GTGGTGGATTACTTGACCCAGTACTCAGGGATAAAGCCTGGAGACCTTGATGCTAAGATTTCCTCTAAGCACCTTACCACTCTCAAGTCTACCTACCTGAAACTTCGCTTTCTTATAGATATTGGTGTCAAGTTTGTGGGTCATGGACTGCAGAAGGATTTCCGGGTCATCAATCTCATG gtctctcaggattgtccttga
- the PAN2 gene encoding PAN2-PAN3 deadenylation complex catalytic subunit PAN2 isoform X1, producing MNFEGLDPGLPEYAPALHASLDPVLDAHLNPSLLQNVELDPDGVGLEALPVPESVHIMEGVYSEMHSVVAEVGVPVSVSHFDLHEEMLWVGSHGGHATSFFGPTLERYSSFQVNGNDDIRQIQSLENGVLFLTKNNLKYMARGGLIIFDYLLDESEDMHSLLLTESSTLLVGGLQNHVLEIDLNTVQETQKYAVEVPGITIMRQSSRFFFCGHTSGKVSLRDLRTFKVEHEFDAFSGSLSDFDVHGNLLAACGFSSRLSGLACDRFLKVYDLRMMRAITPLQVHIDPVFLRFIPTYTSRLAIISQTGQCQFCEPTGLANPADIFHVNPVGPLLMTFDVSASKQALAFGDSEGCVHLWADTPEPSFNPYSRETEFALPCLVDSLPPLDWNQDLLPLSLIPVPLTTDTLLSDWPAANSAPAPRRAPPVDAEILRTMKKVGFIGYAPNPRTRLRNQIPYRLKELDSEFDNFSQVPESPIGREEEPHLYMVSKKYRKVTIKYSKLGLEDFDFKHYNKTLFAGLEPHIPNAYCNCMIQVLYFLEPVRCLIQNHLCQKEFCLGCELGFLFHMLDLSRGDPCQGSNFLRAFRTIPEASALGLILADSDEVSGKGNLARLIQRWNRFILTQLHQDMQEQEGPQAYRGAGGSFCSSGDSVIGQLFSCEVENCSLCRCGKETVRVSSTLLFTLSYPESHNSDKSMKNYDFAQVLKRSICLEQNTQAWCENCEKYQPTVQTRNIRRLPDVLVINCEVNSSKEADFWKLQAEFAFKMAVKKAGGEIPKSKESALADWKDLGSPKGRPLCTSIEELKNVWLPYSIQMKLTKNKGLDVSNWTDGDEQNPLREEEDNVYVYDLMATVVHILDSRTGGSLVGHIKVGETYHQRKEGVTHQQWYLFNDFLIEPVDKCEAVQFDMSWKVPAILYYVKRNLNTKYNLSIKNPIEASVLLAEASLARKQRKTHATFIPLMLSEMPQAGDLVGLDAEFVTLNEEEAELRSDGTKSTIKPSQMSVARITCVRGQGPNEGVPFIDDYISTQEQVVDYLTQYSGIKPGDLDAKISSKHLTTLKSTYLKLRFLIDIGVKFVGHGLQKDFRVINLMVPKDQVIDTVYLFHMPRKRMISLRFLAWYFLDLKIQGETHDSIEDARTALQLYRKYLELSKNGSEPESFHKVLKGLYEKGRKMDWKVPEPDGQASPKNSAVFSTVLAL from the exons ATGAACTTTGAGGGCCTGGATCCCGGACTGCCGGAGTATGCCCCAGCCCTGCATGCCAGCCTGGACCCCGTCCTGGATGCCCACCTGAACCCCAGCCTGCTGCAGAATGTGGAGCTGGACCCCGACGGGGTGGGCCTGGAGGCGCTGCCGGTCCCCGAGTCCGTGCACATCATGGAAGGGGTCTACTCGGAGATGCACAGCGTGGTGGCCGAGGTGGGCGTGCCCGTGTCCGTGTCGCACTTCGACCTCCACGAGGAGATGCTGTGGGTGGGGAGCCACGGG ggCCATGCCACTTCATTCTTTGGCCCAACCCTGGAGCGCTATTCATCCTTCCAAGTCAATGGCAATGATGACATTAGGCAGATCCAGAGCCTGGAGAATGGTGTTCTTTTTCTTACTAAGAACAACTTAAAGTACATGGCCCGTGGGGGACTCATAATCTTTGATTATCT CCTAGATGAGAGTGAAGACATGCACAGCCTCCTCCTTACTGAGAGCAGTACCCTGCTTGTAGGTGGACTACAAAACCATGTGCTGGAGATTGACCTCAACACTGTccaggaaacacaaaag TATGCCGTGGAGGTGCCAGGTATCACTATCATGAGGCAGTCAAGTCGCTTTTTCTTCTGTGGTCACACATCTGGCAAG GTATCTCTTCGGGATCTTCGTACTTTCAAGGTGGAGCATGAATTTGATGCCTTCTCAGGGAGTTTGTCAGACTTTGATGTGCATGGCAACCTTCTGGCAGCCTGTGGCTTCTCTAGCCGCTTGAGTGGTTTGGCCTGTGACCGATTCCTCAAGGTCTATGATTTGCGAATGATGCGAGCTATTACACCACTACAAGTGCACATTGACCCTGTCTTCCTGCGCTTCATCCCCACTTATACCTCCCGCCTTGCCATCATCTCCCAGACAG GGCAGTGCCAGTTTTGTGAACCCACAGGCCTGGCCAACCCAGCAGACATCTTCCATGTTAATCCTGTGGGGCCTTTGTTGATGACATTTGATGTGTCAGCTAGCAAGCAAGCCCTAGCCTTTGGGGACTCGGAGGGCTGTGTACACCTCTGGGCTGATACCCCTGAGCCATCTTTCAATCCCTACTCCCGTGAAACTGAATTTGCCCTACCTTGCCTTGTTGACTCACTGCCACCCCTGGACTGGAACCAGGACCTActgcctctctctctcatcccagTTCCACTTACCACTGACACTCTTCTTTCTGACTGGCCAGCTGCCAACTCTGCTCCTGCTCCCAG GCGGGCACCTCCAGTGGATGCAGAGATCCTGCGCACCATGAAGAAGGTGGGCTTCATTGGCTATGCACCCAATCCCCGAACCAGGCTTCGTAACCag atcCCTTACCGACTCAAGGAGCTGGATAGTGAGTTTGACAACTTCAGCCAAGTTCCTGAATCACCCATAGGGCGGGAAGAGGAACCACATCTCTATATGGTCTCCAAAAAATATCGAAAG GTGACCATCAAATATTCAAAGCTAGGACTAGAGGATTTTGACTTCAAGCACTACAATAAGACATTGTTTGCTGGGTTGGAACCCCACATTCCCAATGCCTATTGTAACTGCATGATCCAG GTCTTGTACTTCCTGGAACCTGTTCGCTGTCTAATCCAGAACCACCTGTGTCAAAAGGAGTTCTGCCTGGGCTGTGAGCTAGGCTTCTTGTTTCACATGCTGGACTTGTCTCGTGGTGATCCGTGTCAG GGCAGCAACTTCCTGAGGGCATTCCGCACCATCCCTGAAGCATCAGCCCTAGGACTAATTCTGGCTGATTCAGACGAGGTTTCAGGCAAGGGCAATCTGGCCAGGCTCATCCAGAGGTGGAATCGCTTTATTTTGACTCAGTTGCACCAAGATATGCAGGAACAGGAAGGCCCTCAGGCTTACAGGGGTGCAGGAGGCAG CTTTTGTTCATCAGGAGACTCAGTCATTGGGCAGCTTTTCAGTTGTGAGGTAGAGAACTGTAGCCTGTGCCGATGTGGCAAAGAAACAGTGCGTGTGTCATCTACCCTGCTCTTCACACTCTCCTATCCTGAGAGCCACAATAGCG aTAAGAGTATGAAGAACTATGACTTTGCTCAAGTTTTGAAGAGAAGCATCTGCTTGGAACAGAACACACAAGCTTGGTGTGAGAACTGTGAGAAGTACCAGCCCACA GTCCAGACCCGCAATATTCGCCGTCTCCCAGATGTTTTAGTTATCAACTGTGAAGTCAACAGCTCTAAAGAGGCTGATTTCTGGAAGCTGCAGGCAGAG TTTGCCTTCAAGATGGCAGTAAAGAAGGCAGGTGGGGAGATTCCTAAAAGCAAAGAGAGTGCTCTGGCTGATTG GAAGGACCTAGGAAGTCCAAAAGGGCGGCCTTTGTGCACTTCCATTGAGGAGCTAAAGAATGTCTGGCTTCCATACTCCATTCAGATGAAGCTGACAAAGAACAAGGGATTGGATGTCAGTAATTGGACTGATGGTGATGAG CAGAATCCACTCAGGGAAGAGGAAGATAATGTCTATGTGTATGACCTAATGGCTACTGTGGTCCACATTCTGGACTCACGAACAGGGGGCAGCCTGGTGGGTCACATCAAAGTTGGGGAGACCTATCACCAGCGCAAAGAG GGTGTCACTCACCAGCAGTGGTACCTCTTCAATGACTTTCTTATTGAACCTGTGGATAAg TGTGAGGCTGTGCAATTTGACATGAGCTGGAAGGTGCCGGCCATCTTATATTATGTCAAGAGGAACCTCAACACCAAATACAACCTGAGCA TCAAGAACCCTATTGAAGCAAGCGTGCTGCTGGCCGAGGCCTCACTGGCCCGGAAGCAGCGCAAGACCCATGCTACCTTCATCccactgatgctgagtgagatgccACAGGCCGGGGACCTGGTGGGCCTGGATGCTGAATTTGTCACCCTTAATGAG GAGGAGGCAGAACTGCGAAGTGATGGCACCAAGTCCACCATCAAACCAAGCCAGATGTCAGTGGCTAGAATCACCTGTGTTCGGGGCCAAGGGCCAAATGAAGGTGTCCCTTTCATTGATGACTACATCTCTACACAGGAGCAG GTGGTGGATTACTTGACCCAGTACTCAGGGATAAAGCCTGGAGACCTTGATGCTAAGATTTCCTCTAAGCACCTTACCACTCTCAAGTCTACCTACCTGAAACTTCGCTTTCTTATAGATATTGGTGTCAAGTTTGTGGGTCATGGACTGCAGAAGGATTTCCGGGTCATCAATCTCATG GTGCCCAAAGACCAGGTCATTGACACTGTCTACCTCTTCCACATGCCCCGAAAACGAATGATCTCCTTGCGCTTCCTTGCTTGGTATTTCTTGG ATCTCAAGATCCAAGGAGAGACCCATGATAGCATTGAAGATGCCCGAACAGCTCTTCAACTTTACCGGAAATATCTGGAGCTAAGCAAAAATGGCAGCGAGCCAGAGTCCTTCCACAAAGTGCTCAAGGGGCTTTATGAGAAGGGCCGGAAAATGGATTGGAAGGTTCCTGAGCCTGATGGTCAGGCAAGCCCCAAGA ATTCGGCCGTCTTCTCCACAGTGCTGGCgctctaa
- the CNPY2 gene encoding protein canopy homolog 2, protein MAGRWGLALLVAALLGSSWARRSQDLHCGACRALVDELEWEIAQVDPKKTIQMGSFRINPDGSQSFVEVPYARSEAHLTELLERICEQMKEYGEQANPTTHRKNYIRVVSRDKKANEPDMEGIRIDGDIRASLKFACESIVEEYEDELIEFFSRETDNVKDRLCSKRTDLCDHALHISHDEL, encoded by the exons ATGGCCGGCCGCTGGGGGCTGGCGCTGCTCGTGGCCGCCCTGCTGGGCAGCTCGTGGGCACGGAGGAGCCAGGACCTGCACTGTGGAG CCTGCAGGGCTCTTGTGGATGAACTAGAGTGGGAAATTGCCCAAGTAGATCCCAAGAAGACCATCCAGATGGGGTCTTTTCGGATCAACCCCGATGGTAGCCAATCATTTGTGGAG GTACCCTATGCCCGTTCAGAAGCTCATTTGACAGAACTTCTGGAACGGATTTGTGAGCAAATGAAGGAATATGGGGAACAGGCCAACCCTACCACACATCGAAAGAATTACATACGGGTAGTGAGCCGGGACAAGAAAGCTAATGAGCCAGACATGGAGGGCATTCGAATTGATGGAGACATCAGGGCCAGCCTCAAGTTTGCG TGTGAAAGCATAGTAGAAGAATATGAGGATGAGCTCATTGAGTTCTTTTCCAGAGAGACTGACAATGTCAAAGACCGACTCTGTAGCAAACGTACAG ATTTGTGTGACCATGCCCTGCACATATCTCATGATGAGCTGTGA